A genome region from Taeniopygia guttata chromosome 5, bTaeGut7.mat, whole genome shotgun sequence includes the following:
- the LOC115495433 gene encoding uncharacterized protein: protein MSSREDTPEPGTSAASTSQAGPAAPQDNSRDDTACPECRDISTACSSSCRHCFCRLCLWDWSLGQAVCPRCQRPTRHPYPQHVALYHEVQERVYERKRRWRGRSAQQPRSCSGPWERRPRRSMRWPRDGRRESWHAPGSDSPRRRQWQLQRREDAPEEGQTLRFEWDVPASSQGHRSRRRPRRSWSQQERSRGRRRWSRGRERFRGWDRPSRREQDTQTGSPEHSARQRHWRSWSADDRHAPGPQHDVPSERSETHQWEDADASGQRRTRRRQSRGRSHRRGQNSQAGSQGTVHHEHSTRQRRWRSWNADDRHTPRPQRDTPERRSERHQWEDRDSSRQQHAARNRTRGRSHRRRQNSQRASQGMPHNHATRQRQWRSWNDDQE from the coding sequence ATGTCATCAAGGGAGGACACTCCAGAGCCGGgcacctctgctgccagcaccagccAGGCTGGCCCGGCCGCGCCGCAGGACAACAGCCGGGATGACACCGCGTGCCCGGAGTGCCGGGACATCAGCACCGCGTGCTCCAGCTCGTGCCGGCACTGCTTCTGCCGGCTGTGCCTGTGGGACTGGAGCCTGGGCCAGGCCGTGTGCCCGCGGTGCCAGCGGCCCACGCGCCACCCCTACCCCCAGCACGTGGCCCTGTACCACGAAGTGCAGGAGCGGGTCTACGAGAGGAAGCGGAGATGGCGTGGCCGCTCGGCACAGCAGCCACGCAGCTGCTCCGGACCCTGGGAGAGGAGGCCAAGGAGATCCATGAGGTGGCCCCGCGATGGCCGCCGGGAGTCTTGGCACGCCCCAGGCAGCGACTCCCCGAGGAGGAGgcagtggcagctgcagaggagagaggaCGCACCCGAAGAGGGACAGACTCTGAGGTTTGAGTGGGACGTCCCAGCCTCCTCGCAGGGACATCGATCCCGGCGCAGGCCCCGCAGGTCATGGAGCCAGCAGGAACGGTCGCGGGGCCGCCGCAGgtggagcaggggcagggagcGTTTCCGTGGCTGGGACAGGCCCTCCAGGAGAGAGCAGGACACCCAGACAGGCTCCCCCGAGCACTCCGCAAGGCAGCGGCACTGGAGGAGCTGGAGTGCTGATGACAGACACGCTCCAGGGCCCCAGCACGATGTCCCCTCAGAGAGGAGTGAGACACACCAGTGGGAAGATGCTGATGCCTCCGGACAACGGCGCACAAGAAGGAGGCAAAGCCGGGGTAGATCCCACAGGAGAGGCCAGAACTCCCAGGCAGGCTCTCAGGGAACGGTGCACCACGAGCACTCCACAAGGCAGAGGcgctggaggagctggaatgCTGATGACAGACACACTCCAAGGCCCCAGCGTGACACCCCCGAGAGGAGGAGCGAGAGACACCAGTGGGAAGATCGGGATTCCTCCAGGCAACAGCATGCGGCAAGGAACCGAACCCGGGGCAGATCCCACAGGAGAAGGCAGAACTCCCAGAGAGCCTCCCAGGGAATGCCACACAACCATGCCACAAGGCAGAGGCAGTGGAGGAGCTGGAATGATGACCAAGAATGA